One part of the Lytechinus pictus isolate F3 Inbred chromosome 3, Lp3.0, whole genome shotgun sequence genome encodes these proteins:
- the LOC129256576 gene encoding uncharacterized protein LOC129256576, with protein sequence MVLKCLEHYLILEKKSNIMNRLWMSLALLLTLLALSNAAPAERIRRSSSSSSSSEDCDGCDCDGDCDGDGGGDCGGDCGGDGDGGDGDCGGDCGGDGGDGGGDGGDGGSGGGDGDGDGDCGDGGCNGDGGDGDCGGDGGDCGGDGDGGGDGDGGCDGGDCDGGDGDGSGGNGGCDGGDCDGGGCDGGGCDSSDSDSDSDSGSDSCDSSSEGCDSSDSDSDSDSDSDSDSGSDSSEEGGCGGGGDGGGNGGGGDGGGNGGGGDCGGTNAISVAAPDVQVVEVEKPVYIPVPVPGGDDGDDDGGDDDGGDDGGDDGGDDGGDNGGDDGGDDGGDYGGDDYGGDDDGGDDGGDYYGGDDGGDDGGDDVGGDDDGGDDVGGDDDGGDDDNGGDDDGDGGDCIALGGGPGCGAMQAGDLNSPDAVMSSPCSECPLFISRTDAVCGSDGVTYDNLCELRHAACQLGDKSIRVASEGICAASLVQAVAP encoded by the exons aagtagcagcagtagcagcagcagcgaGGACTGTGACGGGTGCGATTGTGATGGGGATTGTGATGGCGATGGTGGTGGAGACTGTGGCGGTGATTGCGGGGGAGATGGTGATGGCGGTGATGGTGATTGTGGCGGAGACTGTGGGGGCGATGGGGGTGACGGTGGGGGTGATGGTGgagatggtggtagtggtggtggcgATGGCGATGGCGATGGGGATTGCGGCGATGGTGGCtgtaatggtgatggtggtgacggTGATTGTGGTGGTGACGGCGGTGATTGTGGTGGGGATGGTGATGGGGGTGGGGATGGGGATGGTGGCTGCGATGGCGGTGActgtgatggtggtgatggtgatggcaGTGGTGGTAATGGTGGCTGTGATGGTGGCGACTGTGATGGCGGAGGATGTGATGGAGGAGGATGTGACAGCAGTGATAGTGACAGCGATAGTGACAGTGGAAGTGACAGCTGCGACAGTAGCTCTGAAGGGTGCGACAGTTCAGACTCCGATTCCGACTCTGATTCCGACTCTGATTCTGATTCCGGCTCGGACAGCAGCGAGGAAGGAGGATGCGGTGGTGGTGGAGATGGTGGTGGAAATGGTGGCGGCGGAGATGGTGGTGGAAATGGTGGCGGAGGTGACTGTGGTGGTACCAATGCGATATCCGTCGCAGCTCCAGACGTACAGGTAGTGGAAGTGGAAAAACCAGTGTATATCCCAGTACCGGTTCCTGGTGGTGATGACGGCGACGATGATGGAGGAGATGATGACGGAGGtgatgatggcggtgatgacggtggtgatgatggaggAGATAATGGCGgtgatgacggtggtgatgatggtggcgattatggtggtgatgactATGGAGgggatgacgatggtggtgatgatggtggtgactaCTACGGTGGAGATGATGGTGGAGACGATGGTGGAGATGATGttggtggagatgatgatggtggagatgatgttggtggagatgatgatggtggagatgatgataatggcggtgatgacgatggtgatggagGTGATTGTATTGCATTGGGAGGTGGTCCTGGATGTGGCGCAATGCAAGCTGGTGATCTTAACTCCCCAG ATGCTGTCATGAGCTCACCCTGTTCTGAATGTCCTCTCTTCATCTCCCGTACTGATGCCGTTTGCGGATCAGATGGAGTCACATACGATAACCTATGCGAATTACGCCATGCTGCATGCCAACTAGGAGACAAATCAATTCGAGTCGCCAGTGAAGGCATTTGTGCAG cgaGTCTTGTTCAAGCTGTTGCTCCTTAA
- the LOC129256000 gene encoding spidroin-2-like codes for MESARFLTVLLAVLCLTGFTHAAPHSNKCTRGVSGTVCGNNGVTYNDACDVDDDDDDTNGNGGVQVAHSGPCHGEGGYAPHAPAVPFAPPVPAAPHAPAAPRAPVVPYAPHAPTEGVTSGETGYGHAPSPGAGYAPASGGYAPAPHAPLAPAYAPHPPAGGVHGGTSGETAFAPGVGYAPAPHAPAAPAFAPHPPAGGVHGDTSGETGYAPDLGYAPAPHAPVAPGYAPGVGFAPAAPGVGYAPVGGAVGYGVDQDDSDSGEHYHGLEAGIGGHAGYAPAAPVGYAPAAPGGYAPAAPVGYAPAAPGAYAPVGYAPTGDSDSGCGGSDSSDEDGCGFAAPSGAGVLGAAAPAPGFPNAPLAPHAPYAPHAPVPGVPYAPAAPFAPHAPGPHDASSAVDEEDEEDQEDEEDNDEEDQDEEDKDEEDKDKEDKDEEDKDNDADEEDKDNADEEEDADNDEEDKEDGDKKDEEDNGDEEDNGDEEDKDNEEDCSGNDCPKEQRNAPPGNAGTGRLASPICADCPFHTPRAQRVCGTNNRTYKSLCHLKLAACRTNDPSLKRAKMGSCNLSPKTINLANQFQ; via the exons ATGGAATCCGCCAGGTTTCTAACCGTTCTTCTCGCTGTCTTGTGTCTCACAGGTTTTACACATGCAGCGCCAC ATTCCAACAAATGTACAAGAGGAGTCAGCGGTACCGTATGCGGCAATAATGGTGTTACCTACAATGACGCGTGCGatgtcgatgatgatgacgatgacacaAATGGAAATGGAGGAGTACAAGTAGCGCATTCAGGGCCATGCCATGGAGAGGGAGGTTACGCCCCTCATGCTCCAGCTGTACCATTTGCCCCGCCTGTTCCCGCCGCTCCACATGCACCCGCCGCCCCTCGTGCTCCAGTTGTACCTTACGCACCCCATGCTCCAACGGAGGGTGTCACAAGCGGAGAAACTGGATATGGGCACGCTCCATCCCCTGGAGCAGGATATGCCCCGGCATCTGGAGGATATGCTCCCGCACCCCATGCTCCATTAGCTCCTGCATATGCTCCTCATCCTCCTGCGGGAGGAGTTCATGGTGGCACAAGTGGAGAGACAGCTTTCGCCCCAGGTGTAGGATATGCTCCCGCACCCCACGCTCCAGCGGCTCCTGCTTTTGCTCCTCATCCCCCAGCGGGAGGAGTTCATGGTGACACAAGTGGAGAGACAGGTTATGCTCCAGATTTAGGATATGCTCCTGCACCCCATGCTCCAGTGGCTCCTGGATATGCTCCAGGTGTGGGTTTCGCTCCAGCTGCTCCAGGTGTCGGTTATGCTCCTGTAGGGGGCGCAGTAGGCTACGGCGTAGACCAAGACGACAGTGACAGCGGAGAGCATTATCATG GACTAGAGGCTGGCATCGGTGGTCACGCAGGTTACGCTCCAGCAGCTCCAGTCGGTTATGCTCCAGCTGCCCCTGGTGGATATGCTCCTGCCGCACCTGTCGGATATGCTCCAGCAGCACCCGGTGCCTATGCTCCTGTAGGTTATGCTCCCACTGGCGACTCCGATTCCGGCTGTGGTGGATCTGACAGCAGCGACGAAGACGGCTGTGGCTTTGCTGCCCCATCAGGTGCTGGAGTTCTAGGAGCTGCTGCTCCTGCACCCGGTTTTCCTAACGCACCTCTTGCACCCCATGCACCATACGCCCCGCACGCTCCTGTCCCGGGTGTTCCTTACGCCCCCGCTGCCCCTTTCGCTCCTCATGCTCCAGGTCCCCACGATGCGTCCTCAGCGGTGGACGAAGAAGATGAGGAGGATCAGGAGGATGAAGAggacaatgatgaagaagatcaagatgaagaagataaagatgaagaagataAAGACAAAGAAGACAAGGATGAAGAAGACAAGGACAATGATGCGGACGAGGAAGACAAAGACAACGCAGACGAGGAGGAAGATGCAGACAATGACGAGGAGGACAAGGAAGATGGGGATAAGAAAGACGAGGAGGACAATGGCGATGAGGAAGACAACGGAGACGAAGAAGACAAAGATAACGAGGAGGACTGCAGTGGAAATGACTGTCCAAAGGAACAACGGAATGCACCGCCCGGAAATG CAGGCACTGGCAGATTAGCGAGTCCCATCTGCGCCGATTGCCCATTCCACACCCCTCGAGCGCAGCGTGTGTGCGGCACAAACAATCGAACCTACAAAAGCCTATGTCACCTTAAGTTGGCTGCATGCAGAACGAATGACCCAAGTCTTAAGCGAGCAAAGATGGGCAGTTGCAATT TATCGCCAAAGACAATCAACCTGGCTAATCAGTTTCAGTAA